DNA sequence from the Pelagibaculum spongiae genome:
CTGATGGTCATAATTTGGACCGTCAGTTAGAAGTTGCCGCCGATGCACTGCGCCTGCCAGCATGGGATGCCGACGTCAGCAAGCTTTCCGGTGGTGAACGTCGCCGAGTCGCGCTGTGTCGTCTGCTGTTATCTAAGCCAGATATGTTGCTGCTTGATGAACCTACCAACCATTTGGATGCAGATTCTGTCGCTTGGTTGGAAAGATTCCTGCACGATTTCGCCGGTACCGTTGTGGCGATCACCCACGATCGTTATTTCCTTGATAACGTTGCGGGCTGGATTCTTGAATTAGACCGTGGCCACGGCATTCCATGGGAAGGCAACTATTCCTCATGGCTGGAACAGAAATCAAACCGTCTTGCTCAAGAAGCCCGCGAAGAAGCGGCTCACTGCAAGAGCATGCAGGCGGAACTGGAATGGGTTCGTAAAGGTGCCAAGGGCCGCCAGTCCAAAGGCAAGGCTCGTTTAAATCGCTTTGAAGAATTAAGCAGCCGCGAATTCCAGAAACGTAACGAAACCAATGAGATTTACATTCCACCAGGACAGCGTCTGGGTGATAACGTAGTCGACTTGCAAAACGTCAACAAAAGTTACGATGGCCGGGTATTGATTGACGACCTAAGCATTAGTATTCCTCGCGGCTCAGTGGTGGGGATTATCGGTGGTAACGGCGCTGGTAAATCAACACTATTTAGAATGATTTCCGGTATGGAACAGCCTGATTCTGGCTCGGTTGCCATCGGTGAAACGGTAAAAATCGCTTATGTTGAACAGCTGCGTGACGAGCTAGACGACAAAAAGACGGTATGGGAAGCAGTGTCTGATGGCCATGACATGTTAACCATTGGCGGCTTTGAAACGTCATCGCGTGCTTATGTCAGTCGATTCAACTTCCGCGGTGGCGATCAGCAAAAGCGCGTTGGTGAATTATCGGGTGGTGAGCGCGGTCGTTTGCAATTGGCATCTACCTTGAAGCAAGGCGGCAATATGTTGCTGCTGGACGAACCTTCAAACGACTTGGATATTGAAACCTTGCGAGCACTGGAAGAAGCCATTTTGGCTTTCCCGGGCTGCGTCATGTGTATCTCCCACGATCGCTGGTTCCTTGACCGCATCGCAACGCATATTCTGGCCTACGAAGACGACAGTCATGTTGAATTCTTCCCCGGCAACTACAGCGAATATGAAGAAGATAGAAAGCGGCGCTTAGGTGAGAAAGCAACACAGCCACATCGTGTTAAATACAAGCGAATTGATGCTTAATTTGTAGGTTGGTCGCGTTGCAACGAAATCGGGCATTTTAAAACGTAACAACATTGTCTGCTTTGTTGTGAAATGCATTCTTTGCTAGAAATAGAAAACGCCGGACCCATAATGGGTCCGGCGTTTTTTTATATTCTAAGGGCGGAGTGCAAGAAAAAACACCGGCGGTAATTAGCTTTTGCTTTGAACATTAACGATCAGAGTGCGCTACAAACTCACCAATGAGGACGGTACTATGGCGAAACTGGCAAAAGTTATCATTTTCGCTAAGCAGTATAATTACCCAGTGTTGAGCATTGGCGATATAGCGCAACATCGGCAATTAAATGAAAGAATCGGTAGCTAATTTCATTAAAATCTACGAGTAGCGCTGCTCTGATTGCCTGAAAATCCTCGCAGACCGACTTCTATCTTTGTATCTCTCGCCACATATCAGCTTGATATTTAATAAGAATATTTAAACAACCTCCAGCCAAAGCTTCACTCAAGCTAACTTCTGTTTGCATTTTCGTTACAACATTCGACGAAAGTCTATGTACAGCAATGGTATAACCAATATAAAATAATCCGCAATAAGCAATCCACGGAGCAGTCTCGGGAAAGCAAGTAACAAACCCCGATAATTGCATAGGATTAAGCACTTTCCAGAATTGCCTTATAACAGCTATATATTCTGGATATAAAAAGAAAACAAAGGATTTGAAATGGTTAGATCATCGCTGTCTTTTTATTACAGAGATAAAAAGCAGACTGGGGTCACACTGGTGGAACTGATGGTGACGATTGCCGTTCTATCAATATTATCAGCCATCGCTATTCCTTCCTTTAGCAGCATTCTCGATTCTTCCGCCAGTGAAGAGCAAACACGAGAACTGGTTCGCCTATTAAATTATGCACGCACTGAAGCGGTTCGACGTAATGAAGCTGTCTCAGTCCAACCTATTAGTGCCACAGCCACCAGCGCTGACTGGGAAAAAGAATTAGTGGTATTTGTAAATGATGATCGAACTGGCGCTGGCTTATATAGCAACGGCCAAACCATTCTTCGTCAACACGCAGCCGATCGAATCTCCGATGTATCAATCACTACCAATAACAACAATTTAATTATCAGTTTTGCACCCAGTGGAATGCTGGTAAACAGCCAACAAGCATTGGTATTCAAAGTGTGTGGTAAAGAAAAACACCGTCAACTCAACGTATCTCGTAGCGGACTAGTTAATAGCGGAAAGCTTTCCAGCTGCTAGATAAACCCTATTGCCTGAAGGATTATTCGGTGAAACAAATTTACTCAAAACAACCGGCTGGATTTTCTCTATTAGAAGTGATGATTACTTTGGTATTGCTTTCACTTGGGTCTTTATCTCTTGGCTATGTACAACTGGAATCAATGACTATCAGCTATCAAAGCAAGCAGTTTTCTGAAGCTGAATTATTAATGGAAGAAATTGCAAATACTTTGGTCGCCAACCGTAGCCTACTCGGCAACGATGATTTGTTTCAAAAAAAGCCAGGCGATGACTTCCCTGCTTATACCATTTTAGACGACGCTAACAACCAACCCTATAAGCAGACCTGTCACAGCGAGCCTTGTAGCAAGCTTGAATTTTCAAAAGCGTCGCTGGCAACTTGGCAAACACGGATTAAATCAAAGCTGCCAGTGACTGGCGGTATCTTAAAGGACGACACTTTTATATGCCGCGATAGCGACCCAACCGACAATATTAACTGCGATGGGTTAGGCGATAGCTTTCATATTTTTTTATCCTGGCAAGATACCTCAGCTGTAACACCTGAACTTGCTCCAGGAACAGATCCTGCTACACAAGTAAAAAATCATTTCAGCGCTCAATTGGTGCTAATCCCATGAACAATACAAAAGGCGTCACTCTGGTTGAGCTCATGATTGCCCTTGCACTGAGCACCATTCTCGGCATTGCATTGGTTCAGCTATATGCCAAGCAAAAAGTTACCGCAACAGAATTATCTCGCGAAAATCGATTAAATCAGGAATTACGTTTTGCTAATCAAGAGTTAAAACGCTGGCTTTCGTTAATCGGTTATTCTGCATTACCACAGAACAGTCGCGCCTTGGCATTTCCTGCATTAGCTGCCACCACGAATTGCCCTGCAATGCCCGCAGGGGTTGTTATCACCGCAGATTTAGCAAAATCCGCAGCAACACCAGGCATTTGCATTCGCTTTCAACGGACCTTCAACGAACAACGAGATTGCTTGGGAAGCAGCATAACAACTGCCTCAGTAGTC
Encoded proteins:
- a CDS encoding PilW family protein, whose translation is MNNTKGVTLVELMIALALSTILGIALVQLYAKQKVTATELSRENRLNQELRFANQELKRWLSLIGYSALPQNSRALAFPALAATTNCPAMPAGVVITADLAKSAATPGICIRFQRTFNEQRDCLGSSITTASVVNRLFLDPANFQIKCTSQDQTGVIAENISDLNFLFLLSDTSNKHITQKISISNIASADYSRIKAIEIALLGRSANSHPSAPDYNFPPDTETKITPPDKHYYSSTSTTFSLNNVSL
- a CDS encoding prepilin-type N-terminal cleavage/methylation domain-containing protein, with product MKQIYSKQPAGFSLLEVMITLVLLSLGSLSLGYVQLESMTISYQSKQFSEAELLMEEIANTLVANRSLLGNDDLFQKKPGDDFPAYTILDDANNQPYKQTCHSEPCSKLEFSKASLATWQTRIKSKLPVTGGILKDDTFICRDSDPTDNINCDGLGDSFHIFLSWQDTSAVTPELAPGTDPATQVKNHFSAQLVLIP
- a CDS encoding GspH/FimT family pseudopilin encodes the protein MVRSSLSFYYRDKKQTGVTLVELMVTIAVLSILSAIAIPSFSSILDSSASEEQTRELVRLLNYARTEAVRRNEAVSVQPISATATSADWEKELVVFVNDDRTGAGLYSNGQTILRQHAADRISDVSITTNNNNLIISFAPSGMLVNSQQALVFKVCGKEKHRQLNVSRSGLVNSGKLSSC
- the ettA gene encoding energy-dependent translational throttle protein EttA — protein: MAEYVFTMHRVGKIVPPKRQILKDISLSFFPGAKIGVLGLNGAGKSTLLKIMAGVDKDFEGEARPQAGIRIGYLSQEPQLDPAKDVRGNVEDGVREIKDALTRLDQVYTAYAEPEADFDALAAEQAELENLINAADGHNLDRQLEVAADALRLPAWDADVSKLSGGERRRVALCRLLLSKPDMLLLDEPTNHLDADSVAWLERFLHDFAGTVVAITHDRYFLDNVAGWILELDRGHGIPWEGNYSSWLEQKSNRLAQEAREEAAHCKSMQAELEWVRKGAKGRQSKGKARLNRFEELSSREFQKRNETNEIYIPPGQRLGDNVVDLQNVNKSYDGRVLIDDLSISIPRGSVVGIIGGNGAGKSTLFRMISGMEQPDSGSVAIGETVKIAYVEQLRDELDDKKTVWEAVSDGHDMLTIGGFETSSRAYVSRFNFRGGDQQKRVGELSGGERGRLQLASTLKQGGNMLLLDEPSNDLDIETLRALEEAILAFPGCVMCISHDRWFLDRIATHILAYEDDSHVEFFPGNYSEYEEDRKRRLGEKATQPHRVKYKRIDA